The Deltaproteobacteria bacterium genome has a segment encoding these proteins:
- a CDS encoding winged helix-turn-helix domain-containing protein, whose amino-acid sequence MYRGTGTGGGGGVLASRLTIGDWSVHPLAGLIERDGKKQRLQPRIMDLLLRLAVAPGEVIPRAVLLRDVWNGVVVSEDVLTRSISVLRQALGDARHGRAYVTTIAKRGYVLNAAVAWLAQPGERKD is encoded by the coding sequence GTGTATCGAGGCACTGGCACGGGTGGTGGCGGTGGGGTGCTCGCGAGCCGGCTCACGATCGGCGACTGGAGCGTGCATCCCCTCGCGGGCTTGATCGAGCGCGACGGGAAGAAGCAGCGCCTTCAGCCGCGCATCATGGACCTGCTGCTGCGCCTCGCGGTCGCGCCCGGCGAGGTGATTCCGCGCGCGGTGCTGCTGCGCGACGTGTGGAACGGCGTCGTGGTGAGCGAGGACGTGCTCACGCGCAGCATCTCGGTGCTGCGGCAGGCGCTCGGCGATGCGCGCCACGGCCGCGCCTACGTCACGACGATCGCAAAGCGTGGCTACGTGCTGAACGCGGCGGTGGCGTGGTTGGCGCAGCCCGGCGAACGCAAGGACTAG
- a CDS encoding DUF4329 domain-containing protein, whose translation MTTLRAARFSSRLAFAASLVCSALVAGRAEALREQEPVLEPREFANLGGVLDHAKRRWHARSLAEDREVLGGIFESLRAPARFMYSAALGARGADEIRVRLRVPAGFRLAAIWHTHGADGLGRAWFSARDVAMAETTRVPVYLLAPSGDARVYRPGDAIASAAEARAEGLGWSEGIARGDAVQLAEGSDEIALAASARAAVERCAQSPS comes from the coding sequence GTGACGACACTTCGCGCCGCTCGTTTCAGCTCGCGCCTCGCCTTCGCCGCGAGCCTCGTGTGCTCCGCACTCGTGGCCGGCCGCGCCGAGGCGCTGCGAGAGCAGGAGCCGGTTCTGGAGCCCAGGGAGTTCGCAAACCTCGGGGGCGTGCTCGACCACGCGAAGCGGAGGTGGCACGCGAGATCGCTCGCTGAAGACCGCGAAGTGCTGGGCGGAATCTTCGAGTCGCTGCGCGCACCGGCGCGCTTCATGTACTCCGCCGCACTCGGTGCGCGGGGCGCCGACGAGATTCGCGTGCGGCTGCGCGTGCCCGCGGGCTTCCGCCTCGCCGCGATCTGGCACACGCACGGCGCCGACGGTCTCGGCCGCGCCTGGTTCTCCGCGCGCGACGTCGCGATGGCGGAGACGACGCGCGTGCCCGTCTACCTCCTCGCGCCGAGCGGCGATGCGCGCGTGTACCGCCCCGGCGACGCAATCGCGAGCGCCGCCGAAGCGCGCGCCGAAGGGCTCGGTTGGAGCGAAGGGATCGCGCGCGGCGATGCCGTGCAGCTCGCCGAGGGCAGCGACGAGATCGCGCTCGCGGCGTCTGCGAGAGCAGCGGTGGAGAGATGCGCGCAGTCGCCGTCGTGA